In a genomic window of Rhododendron vialii isolate Sample 1 chromosome 12a, ASM3025357v1:
- the LOC131311440 gene encoding delta(3,5)-Delta(2,4)-dienoyl-CoA isomerase, peroxisomal has translation MEIYKTLEITQNSPTSRVLNLHLNRPSLRNALSLDFFTEFLKALTSLDQNPDAAVIILSGNGDHFCAGIDLKALTSMSAAVQSTDRGRTAERLRRQIKFLQDAITAIERCRKPVIAAVHGACIGGGIDIITACDVRYCTESAFFSVKEVDLGITADLGTLQRLPSIVGYGKAVELALSARRFSGSEAKELGLVSRVFGSKDAMDEGVQAIAEEIAAKSPLAVTGTKAVLLRSRDLTVDQGLDYIATWNSGMLLSDDLVEATAAQSQKRAPSFSKL, from the exons ATGGAGATttacaaaaccctagaaatcactcaaaactccCCCACCTCCCGCGTTTTGAACCTCCACCTAAACCGCCCCTCACTCCGCAACGCTCTCTCTCTAGACTTCTTCACCGAATTCCTCAAAGCCCTAACCTCTCTCGACCAAAACCCTGACGCCGCCGTCATTATCCTCTCTGGCAACGGCGATCACTTCTGCGCCGGCATCGACCTCAAAGCCCTAACCTCGATGTCCGCCGCAGTCCAATCAACCGACCGCGGCCGCACCGCCGAGCGCCTCCGGCGACAAATCAAGTTCCTCCAG GATGCGATCACGGCCATTGAGAGGTGCCGGAAACCTGTGATCGCCGCCGTCCATGGTGCTTGTATTGGTGGTGGAATTGATATAATTACTGCATGTGATGTGAGGTACTGTACGGAGAGCGCATTTTTCTCGGTGAAGGAGGTTGATTTGGGGATTACGGCGGATTTAGGGACGCTTCAGAGGTTGCCAAGTATTGTTGGGTATGGGAAGGCAGTGGAATTGGCTTTGAGTGCACGGAGGTTTTCGGGGTCGGAGGCGAAGGAGTTGGGGCttgtttctagggtttttggttCTAAGGATGCCATGGATGAAGGTGTACAAGCTATTGCTGAAG AAATTGCGGCCAAGTCTCCCCTTGCTGTTACCGGAACAAAAGCAGTTTTACTGAGGAGTCGGGACCTAACTGTCGATCAAGGGTTGGATTATATTGCCACTTGGAACTCTGGGATGCTTCTATCCGATGATCTTGTAGAAGCAACGGCTGCGCAAAGCCAGAAAAGGGCACCTTCTTTTTCCAAGCTCTGA